The Caballeronia sp. SL2Y3 genome includes a window with the following:
- a CDS encoding ABC transporter permease, giving the protein MTPHPTVLDRLRAANANRGGARIALALLRWIAMLAVTFTGLLAITFFIGRKIPIDPVLAILGDRASASAYAAARVQLGLDKPLVDQFLIYARDVLHGNLGVSLLTANPVIDDIRRVFPATLELATLSTFIGVMIGVPLGVIAAVRHNRIVDHVARVIGLAGSSVPVFWLALMGLLLFYARLHWVSGPGRIDPLYDGMVDTRTGSLLIDALIAREWDVFANAFSHIALPAGVLAFYSIAYLSRMTRSFMLEQLSQEYVTTARAKGLPERRVIWRHAFGNIAVPLLTVIALAYSYLLEGSVLTEIVFAWPGIGSYLTGALLNADMNAVLGSTLVIGATFIALNLLTDALYRVFDPRAR; this is encoded by the coding sequence ATGACGCCGCATCCGACCGTGCTCGACCGCCTGCGCGCCGCGAACGCGAATCGCGGCGGCGCGCGGATCGCGCTGGCGCTGCTGCGCTGGATTGCGATGCTCGCCGTCACGTTCACCGGCCTGCTCGCGATCACGTTCTTCATCGGGCGCAAGATCCCGATCGACCCCGTGCTCGCGATTCTCGGCGACCGCGCATCGGCGAGCGCGTATGCCGCGGCGCGCGTGCAGCTCGGGCTCGACAAGCCGCTCGTCGATCAATTCCTGATCTACGCCCGCGACGTACTGCACGGCAATCTCGGCGTGTCGCTGCTGACGGCGAATCCGGTCATCGACGATATCCGGCGCGTCTTTCCCGCGACGCTCGAACTGGCGACGCTCTCGACGTTCATCGGCGTGATGATCGGCGTGCCGCTCGGCGTGATCGCGGCGGTGCGCCACAATCGCATCGTCGATCATGTCGCGCGCGTGATCGGCCTCGCGGGCAGTTCGGTGCCGGTGTTCTGGCTCGCGCTGATGGGGCTGCTGCTGTTCTACGCGCGGCTGCATTGGGTGTCGGGACCGGGCCGCATCGATCCGCTGTACGACGGCATGGTCGATACGCGCACCGGCAGTCTCCTCATCGACGCGCTCATCGCCCGCGAGTGGGACGTGTTCGCCAACGCGTTTTCGCATATCGCGCTGCCGGCGGGCGTGCTGGCGTTCTATTCGATCGCGTATCTGTCGCGCATGACGCGATCGTTCATGCTCGAACAACTGAGCCAGGAATACGTGACCACGGCGCGCGCGAAGGGCCTGCCCGAGCGCCGCGTGATCTGGCGTCATGCGTTCGGCAATATCGCGGTGCCGTTGCTGACGGTGATCGCGCTCGCATACAGTTATTTGCTGGAAGGCTCGGTGCTGACCGAGATCGTGTTCGCGTGGCCGGGCATCGGCTCGTATCTGACGGGCGCGCTCCTGAACGCCGACATGAACGCGGTGCTGGGCAGCACGCTCGTGATCGGCGCGACGTTCATCGCGCTCAATCTGCTGACGGATGCGCTGTACCGCGTATTCGATCCGCGCGCTCGCTGA
- a CDS encoding DMT family transporter yields the protein MQRGVVFGMLAGAIWGFIFLAPRMLPDFSPLMLSIGRYVMYGVVSLAAALPFARRLAAKLTRADVIALVKLALVGNLLYYMLLASAVQLVGVAPSSLIVGILPVTVTLAGRRDHGAVELKRLAAPLLLVLAGIACINLDVFSDVFTHHGDARASSVLTRLAGLACAVGALASWTWYAVVNARYLQANRHFDGNEWSVLWGIVTGVLGAVLGAVVWMLPAGAVQASVPAARWHLFWIVCFALATGGSWLGNMLWNAAAKRLPLTLSGQMIAFETLFALLYAFVYDARWPRAPELLAIVLLLAGVSWSVRQHTVEPAAASKEAPAH from the coding sequence ATGCAGCGCGGTGTCGTTTTCGGAATGCTGGCGGGAGCCATCTGGGGTTTCATTTTTCTCGCGCCGCGCATGTTGCCGGACTTTTCGCCGCTCATGCTGAGCATCGGGCGCTACGTGATGTATGGCGTCGTGTCGCTGGCCGCTGCCCTGCCGTTCGCGCGACGGCTCGCCGCGAAGCTCACGCGCGCCGATGTCATCGCGCTCGTGAAGCTCGCGCTCGTCGGCAATCTGCTCTACTACATGCTGCTCGCGAGCGCGGTGCAACTCGTGGGCGTGGCGCCGTCTTCGCTGATCGTCGGCATTCTGCCGGTGACGGTGACGCTGGCGGGCCGGCGCGATCACGGCGCGGTCGAGCTAAAGCGCCTCGCCGCGCCGCTCTTGCTGGTGCTCGCGGGCATCGCGTGCATCAATCTGGACGTGTTCAGCGACGTCTTCACGCATCACGGCGACGCGAGAGCGAGTAGCGTGCTCACGCGCCTTGCCGGGCTCGCGTGCGCGGTCGGCGCGCTGGCGTCGTGGACGTGGTATGCGGTCGTCAATGCGCGCTATCTGCAGGCGAACCGTCACTTCGACGGCAACGAGTGGTCCGTGCTGTGGGGCATCGTGACCGGCGTGCTCGGCGCGGTCCTAGGGGCGGTTGTCTGGATGTTGCCCGCCGGTGCCGTGCAGGCGAGCGTGCCGGCCGCGCGCTGGCATCTGTTCTGGATCGTATGCTTCGCGCTGGCCACAGGCGGTTCCTGGCTCGGCAACATGCTGTGGAACGCGGCGGCGAAACGCCTGCCGCTCACGCTTTCCGGGCAGATGATCGCGTTCGAAACGCTCTTCGCCCTGCTCTATGCCTTCGTCTACGACGCCCGCTGGCCGCGCGCGCCGGAATTGCTGGCTATCGTGCTGCTGCTCGCGGGCGTGAGCTGGTCGGTGCGGCAACATACCGTCGAGCCGGCGGCGGCATCGAAGGAAGCGCCCGCGCATTGA
- a CDS encoding RnfH family protein, translating into MNLHIDVCYGLPDGKSFLTRVDLRDGATVREAIEASGVLKAHPEIDLTAQKVGVFGKSQALDAALADFDRVEIYRPLKVDPKTARQRRVDKARKAGSIEGRKWQSKDSR; encoded by the coding sequence ATGAATCTGCATATCGATGTCTGCTACGGCCTGCCGGACGGCAAGAGCTTCCTCACGCGCGTCGATCTGCGCGACGGCGCGACCGTGCGTGAAGCTATCGAGGCGAGCGGCGTCCTAAAGGCGCATCCCGAGATCGATTTGACGGCGCAGAAGGTCGGCGTCTTCGGCAAGTCGCAAGCGCTCGATGCAGCGCTTGCCGATTTCGACCGCGTGGAGATTTATCGGCCGCTGAAGGTCGATCCGAAGACCGCGCGCCAGCGCCGGGTCGACAAGGCGCGCAAGGCGGGGTCGATCGAAGGGCGCAAGTGGCAGTCGAAGGATTCGCGCTGA
- a CDS encoding helix-turn-helix domain-containing protein — protein sequence MPTPHAPSAGVRRALRKLGDDIHDARRRRRLTMAVVADRAFTSRATLQRVEAGDAGVSIGIYAAVLQALGLLDGLTQVADATRDTVGQSLATAALPQRVRSPRSGRGKGDHD from the coding sequence ATGCCGACCCCTCACGCGCCTTCGGCCGGCGTCCGGCGTGCGCTGCGCAAACTGGGCGACGATATTCACGATGCGCGCCGCCGTCGCCGACTGACCATGGCGGTGGTCGCCGACCGTGCGTTCACGTCGAGAGCGACTTTGCAGCGGGTCGAGGCGGGCGATGCGGGGGTGAGCATCGGCATCTACGCGGCCGTGTTACAGGCGCTTGGGCTGCTGGACGGACTGACTCAGGTCGCCGACGCCACGCGGGACACCGTGGGGCAGTCGCTGGCAACCGCCGCGTTGCCTCAGCGCGTCAGGTCGCCTCGCAGCGGCAGAGGAAAGGGCGATCATGACTGA
- the guaB gene encoding IMP dehydrogenase: MRLIQKALTFDDVLLVPAFSSVLPRDTSLKSQLTRNISLNMPLVSAAMDTVTEGRLAIAMAQMGGIGIVHKNLTAKEQAREVAKVKRFESGVVRDPITVPPQMRVRDVIALTQQHGISGFPVVEGAQLIGIVTNRDLRFEERLDEPVRNIMTPRERLVTVKEGTSLAEAKALMHSHRLERVLVVNDAFELRGLMTVKDITKQTENPDACKDEDGKLRVGAAVGVGPDNEERVDLLAQAGVDVIVVDTAHGHSQGVLKRVRWVKQNYPRVQVIGGNIATAAAAKALVEYGADAVKVGIGPGSICTTRIVAGVGVPQITAIANVSEALRGSGVPVIADGGVRFSGDVAKALAAGANVVMMGSMLAGTEESPGDVFLFQGRQYKAYRGMGSVGAMKDGAADRYFQDNSANIDKLVPEGIEGRVAYKGSVNAILFQVVGGVRASMGYCGCRTIAELHDKAEFVQITAAGMRESHVHDVQITKEAPNYHVD, translated from the coding sequence ATGCGTCTGATCCAGAAAGCACTCACGTTCGATGACGTGCTCCTCGTGCCTGCGTTCTCCAGCGTTCTTCCGCGCGATACCAGCCTGAAATCCCAGCTGACTCGCAACATCTCCCTGAACATGCCCCTCGTGTCCGCCGCCATGGACACGGTCACCGAAGGCCGGCTCGCCATCGCCATGGCGCAGATGGGCGGCATCGGCATCGTTCACAAGAATCTCACCGCGAAGGAACAGGCGCGCGAAGTCGCGAAGGTCAAGCGCTTCGAGTCCGGCGTCGTGCGCGACCCGATCACCGTCCCGCCGCAAATGCGCGTGCGCGATGTCATCGCGCTCACGCAGCAGCACGGAATTTCCGGCTTCCCGGTGGTGGAAGGCGCGCAGCTCATCGGCATCGTCACCAACCGCGACCTGCGTTTCGAAGAGCGGCTCGACGAACCGGTGCGCAACATCATGACGCCGCGCGAGCGTCTCGTGACGGTCAAGGAAGGCACGTCGCTCGCCGAAGCGAAGGCGCTGATGCACAGCCATCGCCTGGAACGCGTGCTCGTGGTCAACGACGCGTTCGAACTGCGCGGACTGATGACCGTGAAGGACATCACGAAGCAGACCGAGAACCCGGACGCCTGCAAGGACGAAGACGGCAAGCTGCGCGTGGGCGCGGCGGTCGGCGTGGGCCCGGACAACGAAGAGCGCGTCGATCTGCTGGCGCAGGCGGGCGTGGACGTGATCGTCGTCGATACGGCGCACGGCCATAGCCAGGGCGTGCTGAAGCGCGTGCGCTGGGTCAAGCAGAACTATCCGCGCGTGCAGGTGATCGGCGGCAACATCGCGACGGCGGCGGCGGCCAAGGCGCTCGTCGAGTACGGCGCGGACGCCGTGAAGGTCGGCATCGGCCCGGGCTCCATCTGCACGACGCGTATCGTCGCGGGCGTGGGCGTGCCGCAGATCACGGCTATCGCGAACGTGTCCGAGGCGCTGCGCGGCAGCGGCGTGCCGGTCATCGCGGACGGCGGCGTGCGTTTCTCGGGCGATGTCGCGAAGGCGCTCGCGGCAGGCGCGAACGTCGTCATGATGGGCAGCATGCTTGCCGGAACCGAAGAGTCGCCGGGCGACGTGTTCCTGTTCCAGGGCCGTCAGTACAAGGCGTACCGCGGCATGGGCTCGGTCGGCGCGATGAAGGACGGCGCGGCGGATCGCTACTTCCAGGACAACTCGGCGAACATCGACAAGCTCGTGCCGGAAGGCATCGAAGGCCGCGTGGCCTACAAGGGCTCGGTCAACGCCATCCTGTTCCAGGTCGTCGGCGGCGTGCGCGCGAGCATGGGCTATTGCGGCTGCCGCACCATCGCGGAACTGCACGACAAGGCGGAATTCGTGCAGATCACGGCGGCGGGCATGCGCGAATCGCATGTGCATGACGTGCAGATCACCAAGGAAGCGCCGAACTATCACGTCGACTGA
- a CDS encoding ABC transporter substrate-binding protein has translation MRLSARKALVAMTLALSFASAAHAATPKDMFVMATLLDEFTTLDPGEVYELVPEEYVANTYDRLVRVDLKDPSKFDGDVAQSWTVSPDGLTFTFKIRPGLKFHSGNPLTADDVAWSIQRTALLDKGAAAVLAGIGITKANALANVKKIDDSTVAVTTDQRYAPTFVLNVLGAWPASVVDRKLLESHAKGNDYGNDWLKTNEAGSGAYKLVKWTANDSIVLQRFDGYRLPLAMKRIVLRHVTEAASQRLMIQNGDIDVARDLSPDDLDTLSKNGVIKATAVPQATLMYLGLNNKNQYLAKPEVWEAMKWLIDYQGIQKNVIRTTYKVHETFLPEGFLGALNENPYHQDVAKAKALLAKAGLADGFTVKMDVRNDYPYSEIAQAVQANLALANIKVQLIPSDNKQTLGRYRARAHDIYIGEWSADYIDPHSNAQGFAWNPDNSDASSFKMLAWRNAWNIPDLTKETNAALAESSTTKRAQMYEKMQREMLAKSPFVIMFQKVSQVAARPGVTGLEVGPINDLVSYRNLKKQ, from the coding sequence ATGAGACTGAGCGCACGAAAGGCCCTTGTCGCGATGACGCTGGCGTTGAGCTTTGCGTCCGCAGCGCACGCGGCGACGCCGAAAGACATGTTCGTCATGGCGACGCTGCTCGACGAATTCACGACGCTCGATCCGGGCGAAGTCTACGAACTCGTGCCGGAGGAATACGTCGCGAACACGTATGACCGGCTGGTGCGCGTCGATTTGAAAGACCCGTCGAAGTTCGACGGCGACGTCGCGCAGTCGTGGACTGTCAGCCCGGACGGGCTCACGTTCACGTTCAAGATCCGCCCGGGCCTCAAGTTCCATTCCGGCAATCCGCTCACGGCCGATGACGTCGCCTGGTCCATCCAGCGCACCGCGTTGCTCGACAAAGGCGCGGCGGCGGTGCTCGCGGGCATCGGCATCACCAAGGCCAACGCGCTCGCGAACGTAAAGAAGATCGACGACAGCACGGTTGCCGTCACGACCGATCAACGCTATGCGCCGACTTTCGTGCTCAACGTGCTGGGCGCGTGGCCGGCGTCGGTGGTGGATCGCAAGCTGCTCGAATCGCACGCGAAGGGTAACGACTACGGCAACGACTGGCTCAAGACCAACGAGGCCGGCTCGGGCGCGTACAAGCTCGTGAAGTGGACGGCGAACGACAGCATCGTGCTGCAACGTTTCGACGGGTATCGCCTGCCGCTCGCGATGAAGCGCATCGTGCTGCGCCATGTGACTGAAGCGGCGAGCCAGCGTCTGATGATCCAGAACGGCGATATCGACGTGGCGCGCGATCTGAGCCCCGACGACCTCGACACGCTCTCGAAGAACGGCGTCATCAAGGCGACGGCCGTGCCGCAAGCGACGCTCATGTACCTCGGGCTGAACAACAAGAATCAGTACCTGGCGAAGCCGGAAGTCTGGGAAGCGATGAAGTGGCTGATCGACTATCAGGGCATCCAGAAGAACGTGATCCGCACGACGTACAAGGTTCACGAGACGTTCCTGCCCGAAGGCTTTCTCGGCGCGCTCAACGAGAATCCGTATCACCAGGATGTCGCGAAGGCGAAGGCGCTGCTGGCCAAAGCGGGACTCGCGGACGGCTTCACCGTGAAGATGGACGTGCGCAACGACTATCCGTATAGCGAGATCGCGCAGGCCGTGCAGGCGAATCTCGCGCTCGCGAACATCAAGGTGCAGCTCATTCCGAGCGACAACAAGCAGACGCTCGGCCGCTACCGGGCGCGCGCGCACGACATCTATATCGGCGAATGGTCGGCGGACTATATCGATCCGCACAGCAACGCGCAGGGCTTCGCGTGGAATCCGGACAACTCGGATGCGTCCAGCTTTAAGATGCTCGCGTGGCGCAACGCGTGGAATATCCCCGATCTGACGAAGGAAACCAACGCGGCGCTCGCGGAAAGCTCGACCACGAAGCGCGCGCAGATGTACGAGAAGATGCAGCGCGAGATGCTCGCGAAGTCGCCGTTCGTCATCATGTTCCAGAAGGTGTCGCAAGTGGCGGCGCGTCCGGGCGTCACCGGTCTCGAAGTCGGGCCGATCAACGATCTCGTTTCCTATCGCAATCTAAAGAAGCAGTGA
- the ddpX gene encoding D-alanyl-D-alanine dipeptidase, which yields MTRSRLLPVTPETHHVQIDLVYATDRNLTGKPIYKTQHCLLLEPAEAALRQAVSIAQSFGATLKIFDAYRPPQAQEVLWNFLPDPTFIADLGRGSNHSRGTAVDLTLVDSDGIEFDMGTGFDAMVPESGHFHAGLPAHVQRNRTLLLGVMHGAGFAHIPSEWWHYELPGSRELALIDNEESGPLRLM from the coding sequence ATGACTCGATCCCGTCTGCTGCCCGTCACGCCCGAAACGCATCACGTCCAGATCGACCTCGTCTACGCGACCGATCGCAATCTCACCGGCAAGCCCATCTACAAGACGCAGCACTGTCTGCTGCTCGAACCCGCCGAAGCGGCATTGCGCCAAGCCGTGAGCATCGCGCAGAGCTTCGGCGCGACGCTGAAAATCTTCGACGCCTACCGCCCGCCGCAAGCGCAGGAAGTGCTGTGGAACTTCCTGCCCGATCCCACCTTCATCGCCGATCTCGGCCGCGGCTCGAATCACAGCCGCGGGACGGCGGTGGACCTGACGCTCGTCGATAGCGACGGCATCGAGTTCGACATGGGCACCGGCTTCGACGCGATGGTGCCGGAGTCCGGCCACTTTCACGCGGGTCTGCCGGCTCACGTGCAGCGCAATCGCACGCTGTTGCTCGGCGTGATGCACGGCGCGGGCTTCGCGCATATTCCGAGCGAATGGTGGCATTACGAATTACCCGGATCGCGCGAACTCGCGCTCATCGACAACGAAGAAAGCGGCCCCTTGCGGCTGATGTGA
- the guaA gene encoding glutamine-hydrolyzing GMP synthase — translation MHDKILILDFGSQVTQLIARRIRESHVYSEIHPYDVDETFIREFAPKGIILSGGPNSVTEAKSPRAPQIVFDLGVPVLGICYGMQTMADQLGGKVELGKVREFGYAEVQALNHTGFLEGIEDFKTAEGESMLKVWMSHGDKVADMPAGFKLMASTPACPIAAMADDDRRFYGVQWHPEVTHTVQGRAMLDRFVLELCGAKADWEMGHYIDEAVVKIRAQVGDEHVILGLSGGVDSSVAAALLHRAIGNQLTCVFVDHGLLRENEAEQVMSTFADHLGVKVIHVDASEAFLEKLAGVTDPEAKRKIIGAEFIEVFDAESHKLTDAKWLAQGTIYPDVIESAGKGKKGAHTIKSHHNVGGLPETLKLKLLEPLRELFKDEVRELGVKLGLPPAMVYRHPFPGPGLGVRILGEVKREFADLLRRADAIFIETLRNTIDKETGKSWYELTSQAFAVFLPVKSVGVMGDGRTYDYVVALRAVQTMDFMTAHWAHLPHELLGHVSNRIINEVRGINRVVYDISGKPPATIEWE, via the coding sequence ATGCACGACAAAATCCTGATTCTCGATTTCGGCTCCCAAGTCACCCAGCTGATCGCCCGGCGCATCCGCGAGTCGCACGTCTATTCGGAAATCCATCCGTACGACGTCGACGAGACGTTCATCCGCGAGTTCGCGCCGAAGGGCATCATCCTGTCGGGCGGGCCGAACTCGGTCACCGAGGCGAAGTCGCCGCGCGCCCCGCAGATCGTGTTCGATCTCGGCGTGCCGGTACTCGGCATCTGCTATGGCATGCAGACGATGGCCGACCAGCTCGGCGGCAAGGTCGAGCTGGGCAAGGTGCGCGAGTTCGGCTACGCGGAAGTGCAGGCGCTGAACCATACGGGCTTTCTGGAAGGCATCGAAGACTTCAAGACCGCCGAAGGCGAGTCGATGCTCAAGGTCTGGATGAGCCACGGCGACAAGGTGGCCGACATGCCGGCCGGCTTCAAGCTGATGGCCTCGACGCCCGCGTGCCCGATCGCCGCGATGGCCGACGACGACCGCCGCTTCTACGGCGTGCAGTGGCACCCGGAGGTCACGCACACGGTGCAGGGCCGCGCGATGCTCGACCGCTTCGTGCTCGAACTGTGCGGCGCGAAGGCGGACTGGGAGATGGGCCACTACATCGACGAAGCCGTCGTAAAGATTCGCGCCCAGGTCGGCGACGAGCACGTCATTCTGGGCTTGTCTGGCGGCGTGGATTCGTCGGTGGCGGCGGCGCTCCTGCATCGCGCGATCGGCAATCAGCTGACGTGCGTGTTCGTCGATCACGGCCTCTTGCGCGAGAACGAAGCCGAGCAGGTCATGTCGACGTTCGCGGATCATCTGGGCGTGAAGGTCATCCATGTCGATGCGAGCGAAGCGTTCCTCGAGAAGCTCGCGGGCGTGACCGATCCGGAGGCGAAGCGCAAGATCATCGGCGCGGAGTTCATCGAAGTGTTCGACGCCGAATCGCACAAGCTCACCGACGCGAAATGGCTCGCGCAGGGCACCATTTATCCGGACGTGATCGAATCGGCGGGCAAGGGCAAGAAGGGCGCGCATACGATCAAGAGTCACCACAACGTGGGCGGCCTGCCCGAGACGCTGAAGCTGAAGCTGCTCGAACCGCTGCGCGAACTCTTCAAGGACGAAGTGCGCGAACTCGGCGTGAAGCTGGGCTTGCCGCCCGCGATGGTGTATCGCCATCCGTTCCCCGGTCCCGGCCTCGGCGTGCGGATTCTCGGCGAGGTGAAGCGCGAGTTCGCCGATCTGCTGCGCCGTGCGGACGCCATCTTCATCGAGACGCTGCGCAATACCATCGACAAGGAAACGGGCAAGTCGTGGTACGAACTGACGAGCCAGGCCTTCGCGGTGTTTCTGCCGGTGAAGAGCGTCGGCGTGATGGGCGATGGCCGGACCTACGATTACGTCGTCGCGCTGCGTGCCGTGCAGACGATGGACTTCATGACGGCGCACTGGGCGCATCTGCCGCATGAACTGCTCGGGCATGTGAGCAACCGCATCATCAACGAAGTGCGCGGGATCAATCGGGTGGTGTATGACATCTCGGGCAAGCCGCCTGCGACGATCGAGTGGGAGTGA
- the thpR gene encoding RNA 2',3'-cyclic phosphodiesterase, which produces MNTPRPNHPTDSLFFAVYPDAAAAARIGDHAARLRAEHAMKARPIPTDRLHITLHYLGAFAGVPSDTLAAARAAASSVHMPSFDVTLDRVETFATRRPKRPLVIAGEPGDAFSAFVDTLDKSLQLVGIFVKSHPRFIPHVTLLYDEHRVARQAVEPITWTVREFALVRSLLGRSEHQVIERWPLDV; this is translated from the coding sequence ATGAACACCCCTCGCCCCAACCACCCCACCGACTCCCTTTTCTTCGCCGTCTACCCCGATGCCGCCGCTGCCGCGCGCATCGGGGACCATGCGGCCCGCCTTCGCGCCGAGCACGCGATGAAAGCCCGGCCGATCCCAACCGACCGCCTGCACATCACGCTGCATTACCTCGGCGCCTTCGCGGGCGTGCCGTCCGACACGCTGGCCGCAGCCCGCGCGGCGGCGTCATCGGTGCACATGCCGTCGTTCGACGTAACGCTCGACCGCGTCGAAACCTTCGCCACGCGCCGTCCGAAGCGGCCGCTCGTGATAGCCGGCGAGCCGGGCGACGCGTTCTCCGCTTTCGTCGATACGCTCGACAAGTCGCTGCAATTGGTCGGCATCTTCGTCAAATCGCATCCGCGCTTCATCCCGCATGTGACGTTGCTTTACGACGAGCACCGCGTCGCGCGGCAAGCCGTCGAGCCGATCACATGGACCGTGCGCGAGTTCGCGCTCGTGCGCAGTCTGCTCGGACGCTCGGAGCATCAGGTCATCGAACGCTGGCCGCTCGACGTGTAA
- a CDS encoding type II toxin-antitoxin system HipA family toxin gives MTDVEVHIDLDGSPRPVGLLRRHASRREETVTFEYDETWLADDGRFSIEPALALTRGVFPPPPDQSIFGSIGDSAPDTWGRRLMQRAERRQAEREGRRVRTLGELDYLLGVADETRLGALRFRWGGDSEFQAPVPAGVPALIELGRLLEITERILRDEETDEDLQLIFAPGSSLGGARPKASVIDEYGHLSIAKFPKELDEYSIEAWEEVALRLAERAGILTPHHQLLQVAGKPVLLSRRFDRAGGVRIPFLSAMSMTGSRDGQRGSYPELVDALTQHGARARADAAQLYRRVAFNVLVSNVDDHLRNHGFLWAGRDGWVLSPAYDLNPTPTDLKARILTTNIDLDEGTCSLDLLESAAEFFGLSVKQARAAIREVADVTRTWQAVAQEVGCRRAEVARMASAFEHDDLDAALRL, from the coding sequence ATGACTGATGTCGAGGTGCACATCGATCTAGATGGCTCACCGCGTCCGGTAGGCCTTCTCAGACGTCATGCGTCGCGTCGAGAAGAAACGGTCACGTTCGAATACGACGAGACATGGCTGGCCGACGACGGGCGGTTCTCAATTGAGCCGGCGCTGGCGTTGACGCGCGGCGTTTTTCCACCGCCGCCAGATCAGTCCATTTTCGGTTCGATCGGCGATTCAGCGCCCGACACCTGGGGACGGCGACTCATGCAACGCGCGGAGCGTCGACAGGCCGAACGGGAGGGGCGGCGCGTCCGGACGCTTGGTGAACTTGACTATTTGTTGGGCGTGGCGGACGAAACGCGTCTCGGCGCGCTGCGATTCCGGTGGGGCGGAGATAGTGAATTCCAGGCGCCCGTGCCCGCGGGTGTCCCCGCGCTGATCGAATTGGGCCGGCTGCTTGAAATCACCGAGCGTATCCTGCGAGACGAGGAAACCGATGAAGATTTGCAACTGATCTTCGCGCCTGGATCATCGCTCGGTGGCGCGCGTCCCAAGGCGTCGGTCATCGACGAGTATGGCCATTTGTCGATTGCCAAATTTCCGAAGGAGCTCGACGAATACAGCATCGAGGCCTGGGAGGAGGTCGCCCTCCGATTGGCTGAACGCGCCGGCATCTTGACCCCGCATCATCAACTGCTTCAGGTAGCGGGCAAGCCTGTGCTGTTGTCGCGGCGCTTCGATCGCGCTGGCGGTGTTCGCATTCCCTTTCTCTCGGCAATGTCGATGACAGGATCTCGGGACGGCCAACGCGGCAGCTATCCCGAACTGGTCGATGCACTGACACAACATGGTGCCAGGGCGAGAGCCGACGCTGCCCAGTTGTATCGTCGCGTGGCCTTCAACGTACTGGTTTCCAATGTCGATGACCATCTGCGTAACCATGGTTTCCTCTGGGCCGGCCGCGACGGCTGGGTGTTGTCGCCGGCCTATGACCTCAACCCCACGCCAACCGACCTCAAGGCGCGCATTCTGACGACCAACATCGATCTCGACGAGGGGACGTGTTCGCTCGACCTGCTAGAGAGCGCGGCGGAGTTCTTCGGTTTGTCGGTGAAGCAGGCTCGGGCCGCGATCCGCGAGGTCGCAGACGTGACCCGTACATGGCAAGCGGTTGCTCAGGAAGTCGGTTGCCGGCGCGCAGAGGTTGCTCGCATGGCAAGCGCCTTCGAACATGATGATCTTGATGCGGCGTTGCGGTTGTGA
- a CDS encoding type II toxin-antitoxin system RatA family toxin yields the protein MADVQKTVLIRHSAEEMFDLVTDVADYPNFLPWCGGVEIGRQDETGMEAKIDINFKGIKQHFATRNVQKRPTNIDMEFLSGPFKKFTGYWRFTPLRADACKIEFALHYEFSNLILEKIIGPVFSHIANTFVDSFVKRADQRYGKK from the coding sequence ATGGCCGACGTCCAGAAAACCGTATTGATCCGCCATTCAGCGGAAGAAATGTTCGACCTCGTCACCGATGTCGCCGACTACCCCAACTTCCTTCCGTGGTGCGGCGGCGTCGAGATCGGCCGCCAGGACGAGACCGGCATGGAAGCGAAGATCGACATCAACTTCAAGGGCATCAAGCAGCACTTTGCGACGCGCAACGTGCAGAAGCGCCCGACGAACATCGATATGGAGTTCCTGAGCGGCCCTTTCAAGAAGTTCACGGGCTACTGGCGCTTCACGCCGCTGCGCGCCGACGCGTGCAAGATCGAGTTCGCGCTGCACTACGAGTTCTCGAATTTAATTCTCGAGAAGATCATCGGGCCGGTGTTCAGCCATATCGCAAACACCTTCGTCGATTCGTTCGTGAAGCGCGCGGATCAGCGGTACGGCAAGAAATGA